The following are encoded together in the Candidatus Methylomirabilis oxygeniifera genome:
- the pilC gene encoding Type 4 fimbrial assembly protein pilC produces the protein MPTFAYRGRSQAGRVIAGRMEATTAEAVVAQLRQQRIFPISVKPQPKAIELKIPGFGGKKVKDKDLAVFTRQLATMIDAGLPLVQCLDTLASQQPNKGFKNILAEIREDVEGGSTFTTALKRHPTVFTPLYANMVEAGEAGGMLDTILNRLAVYIEKATTLRRKVKGALIYPSTIVVVAIAVVVFLLIFVIPVFAGFFEGSGVELPLPTQIVMTLSRLVRTYILACLGFLIAGVVGIRFTYKTEKGRRAIDALFLRIPVFGALFRKVAVARFTRTLGTLIASGVPILDGLDITAKTTGNKVAEEAIMKTRGSIAEGKTIADPLKISGVFPPMVVQMISVGEQSGSLDSMLEKIADFYDAEVDQAVANLTALIEPILMVFLGVVVGGMIVAMYLPIFKLVTVIGK, from the coding sequence ATGCCGACGTTTGCTTATCGCGGACGAAGTCAGGCGGGCCGGGTGATTGCCGGGCGGATGGAGGCCACCACCGCAGAGGCTGTAGTCGCTCAGCTTCGTCAACAGCGGATATTCCCGATTTCCGTCAAACCGCAGCCCAAAGCGATCGAGCTGAAGATTCCCGGATTCGGCGGAAAGAAGGTGAAGGATAAGGATCTGGCCGTGTTCACCCGTCAGCTTGCCACCATGATTGATGCCGGACTCCCCCTAGTACAGTGTCTCGACACCTTAGCATCCCAACAACCGAATAAAGGGTTCAAGAACATCCTCGCTGAGATCAGAGAGGATGTGGAGGGGGGGTCGACCTTTACAACGGCGCTCAAACGCCATCCGACAGTATTTACTCCGCTATACGCCAATATGGTCGAAGCCGGCGAGGCCGGAGGGATGCTCGACACTATCCTGAATCGACTGGCGGTGTACATCGAGAAAGCGACGACCCTTCGGCGGAAGGTCAAGGGCGCCCTGATTTATCCCAGCACCATCGTCGTGGTTGCTATCGCCGTGGTCGTCTTTTTGCTGATCTTCGTGATTCCCGTCTTTGCTGGATTTTTCGAGGGGTCGGGGGTCGAGCTTCCCCTGCCGACTCAGATCGTCATGACGCTAAGTCGTCTTGTGCGAACGTATATCCTGGCCTGCCTCGGCTTCCTTATCGCAGGGGTCGTCGGTATTCGGTTCACGTACAAGACGGAGAAGGGCAGAAGGGCCATTGATGCATTGTTTCTGCGGATTCCGGTATTCGGAGCGCTGTTTCGAAAGGTGGCCGTTGCACGGTTTACGCGGACCCTTGGGACACTGATCGCCAGCGGGGTTCCCATCCTTGACGGACTGGATATCACAGCGAAAACTACCGGCAACAAGGTGGCAGAAGAGGCGATCATGAAGACCCGTGGGAGCATCGCTGAAGGCAAGACCATTGCCGACCCATTGAAGATATCCGGGGTCTTCCCCCCTATGGTCGTACAGATGATTAGCGTTGGGGAGCAATCCGGGTCGCTTGACTCGATGTTGGAGAAGATTGCCGATTTCTACGATGCCGAGGTCGATCAAGCGGTCGCAAATCTGACTGCCCTGATTGAGCCGATACTGATGGTGTTCCTTGGAGTCGTCGTGGGCGGTATGATCGTGGCAATGTATCTGCCCATCTTCAAGTTAGTGACGGTGATAGGGAAATGA
- the yggR gene encoding transporter (Evidence 2a : Function of homologous gene experimentally demonstrated in an other organism; PubMedId : 1676385; Product type t : transporter), which translates to MDLHEMLKEVVERGASDLHLTAGIPPMLRLHGLISPLGDVPPLVPTETKRLAYSVLTDAQKRQFEETQELDLSFGIKDVSRFRANVYMQRGAVGMAIRAIPYTIHAFEELGLPKVVADLCEKPKGLILVTGPTGSGKSTTLATMIDKINSEHHEHIVTIEDPIEFLHPHKSCIVNQREVHSDTKSFAEALRRILRQDPDKVLIGEMRDQETIAAALTIAETGHLTFATLHTNSAVETIHRIIDVFPSYQQPQIRAQLSFVLEGVLCQALILKSNGQGRVLALEIMIPNPAIRNLIREDKIHQIYSAMQTGQEKFGMQTMNQSLLGHYLKRSITLDEAIFRSSLPDELTQMVQRAQKARV; encoded by the coding sequence ATGGACCTGCACGAGATGTTGAAGGAGGTTGTTGAGCGCGGCGCCTCCGATCTTCACCTGACCGCCGGCATCCCACCGATGTTGCGCCTGCACGGCCTGATCTCGCCTCTCGGGGATGTGCCACCGCTGGTTCCGACGGAAACAAAACGCCTGGCCTATAGCGTACTGACCGACGCCCAGAAGCGGCAGTTTGAAGAAACACAAGAACTCGACTTGTCCTTCGGAATCAAGGATGTGAGTAGGTTCCGCGCCAATGTCTATATGCAGCGGGGAGCCGTAGGGATGGCGATCCGGGCCATCCCGTACACGATTCACGCCTTCGAGGAGTTAGGTCTGCCGAAGGTTGTCGCCGATCTCTGCGAGAAGCCGAAGGGACTGATCCTCGTCACCGGACCGACCGGTTCGGGAAAATCAACCACGCTGGCCACTATGATTGACAAGATCAACTCCGAGCACCATGAGCATATCGTGACCATCGAAGATCCCATCGAATTCCTGCACCCGCATAAGAGTTGCATCGTCAACCAGCGCGAGGTTCACTCCGACACCAAGTCATTCGCGGAGGCGCTGAGAAGAATCCTGAGGCAGGATCCCGACAAGGTGCTCATCGGGGAGATGCGCGATCAGGAAACGATTGCTGCGGCCCTCACCATCGCGGAGACCGGGCATCTGACGTTTGCGACGCTGCATACCAACTCAGCGGTGGAAACCATTCACCGCATTATCGACGTCTTTCCATCGTATCAGCAGCCGCAAATACGCGCCCAGCTCTCCTTCGTTCTGGAGGGGGTACTCTGCCAGGCGCTTATCCTAAAGAGCAATGGCCAGGGGCGCGTGTTGGCGCTGGAGATCATGATCCCGAATCCTGCGATCCGCAATCTGATCCGGGAAGACAAGATCCACCAGATCTATTCCGCCATGCAAACCGGCCAGGAGAAATTCGGGATGCAGACGATGAACCAGTCGCTCCTTGGACATTATTTGAAACGGAGCATCACGCTGGATGAGGCGATATTCAGGAGCTCATTGCCCGACGAACTGACCCAGATGGTCCAGCGGGCACAAAAGGCTAGGGTATAG
- the tapB gene encoding Type IV pilus assembly protein tapB, giving the protein MSSGRLGEMLVRAGLITSEQLDDALALQKSAGGRIGSTLVKLGYVSEEDIASFLGRQYGVPPVDLSKATIDPAILKLVPAEVARKYLLIPLGRSGGALTVAMADPSDIFAIDEVRFITGHNIQPMVAPDTSIQNALNRYYETAGFARSLVRDFEQKELGIAESDQGGVDLAELYRATEEAPVVKLVNLILTDAINKGASDIHLEPYEKAFRIRFRLDGVLYEVMAPPLTLHAAVTSRVKIMARLDIAERRMPQDGRIKVKMRERELDLRVSTVPTLFGEKVVMRLLDRANLELDMAKLGFEPEALAMFEKAILAPYGMILVTGPTGSGKTTTLYSALNRLNRIGTNIMTAEDPIEYNLTGINQAQVKSDIGLTFAALLRSFLRQDPDIIMVGEIRDFDTAEIAIKAALTGHLVLSTVHTNDALSTVGRLISMGVPAYLVSASLNLLLAQRLVRRLCAECRTEVSIPSSTLEDIGFSLQEVKSVTCYRGKGCIACRDTGYRGRIGLYEVVLLNEQMREAILNGASVGELRTLQEKYGMRSLRESGLQKIREGVTTVEEVVRVTSLF; this is encoded by the coding sequence ATGTCATCTGGACGATTGGGCGAGATGCTGGTAAGGGCCGGCCTGATCACGTCCGAGCAGTTGGATGACGCCCTTGCATTGCAAAAGAGTGCCGGCGGACGGATCGGATCGACTCTCGTTAAGCTCGGATATGTCAGTGAGGAGGACATCGCATCCTTTCTGGGGCGTCAATATGGCGTACCGCCCGTTGATCTCAGCAAGGCGACGATCGACCCTGCCATCCTCAAGCTCGTTCCTGCCGAAGTCGCTCGGAAGTACCTGCTCATCCCTCTAGGCCGGTCTGGAGGCGCCCTCACGGTGGCTATGGCGGATCCGTCCGATATCTTTGCCATCGACGAAGTCAGATTCATTACCGGTCACAACATACAACCAATGGTCGCTCCGGATACGTCTATCCAGAATGCGCTCAACAGGTACTACGAAACGGCCGGTTTTGCCAGAAGCCTGGTCAGAGACTTTGAGCAAAAAGAGCTGGGGATCGCTGAATCGGATCAGGGGGGAGTTGATCTGGCCGAGCTTTATCGAGCCACCGAAGAGGCCCCGGTGGTCAAGCTGGTCAATCTCATCCTGACCGACGCCATCAACAAAGGCGCCTCGGATATTCACCTGGAGCCGTACGAGAAGGCATTTCGGATTCGCTTCAGGCTCGATGGCGTCCTCTATGAGGTGATGGCTCCACCTCTTACGCTGCACGCCGCGGTGACGTCCCGCGTCAAGATTATGGCTCGACTGGACATTGCCGAACGTCGCATGCCGCAGGATGGGCGGATCAAGGTCAAGATGCGAGAGCGTGAGCTGGACCTCCGGGTCTCTACAGTTCCGACGCTGTTCGGCGAGAAGGTGGTCATGCGACTCCTGGACCGCGCGAACCTCGAATTGGATATGGCTAAGCTCGGGTTCGAGCCTGAGGCGCTCGCCATGTTCGAGAAGGCCATCCTCGCCCCGTATGGCATGATCCTGGTAACCGGCCCGACCGGAAGCGGGAAGACGACGACGCTCTATTCGGCGCTCAACCGGCTGAACCGTATCGGCACGAATATCATGACCGCGGAAGACCCGATCGAGTACAACTTGACCGGGATCAATCAGGCTCAAGTCAAGTCGGATATCGGTCTGACCTTTGCGGCCTTACTCCGGTCATTCCTCCGGCAAGACCCGGACATCATTATGGTGGGAGAGATCCGCGATTTCGACACAGCAGAGATTGCCATTAAGGCCGCCCTGACCGGCCACCTGGTGCTCAGTACGGTCCATACCAACGACGCACTCAGTACAGTGGGACGGCTGATCAGCATGGGTGTGCCGGCGTACCTGGTGAGCGCCTCGCTCAACCTGCTGCTCGCCCAGCGTCTGGTCCGGCGGCTCTGCGCGGAATGCCGGACAGAGGTCTCGATTCCCAGCTCCACCCTGGAGGATATCGGGTTCAGCCTGCAGGAGGTAAAGAGTGTGACCTGCTATCGGGGGAAGGGGTGTATCGCCTGTCGTGATACCGGCTATCGCGGCAGGATCGGCCTCTATGAGGTGGTGCTGCTCAATGAACAGATGCGTGAGGCTATCCTGAATGGCGCTTCCGTCGGTGAGCTCCGTACGCTTCAGGAGAAGTACGGGATGAGGAGTCTGAGGGAGAGCGGTTTGCAAAAGATTCGGGAAGGCGTCACGACCGTCGAAGAGGTTGTTCGGGTCACCAGTCTCTTTTAA
- the aroE gene encoding Shikimate dehydrogenase (Evidence 2b : Function of strongly homologous gene; Product type e : enzyme), whose protein sequence is MKFTAAAKLFILFGDPVAHSLSPVMQNAALQAAGIDGLYIPWRVQSAGLPAAFESLRGMENFGGANVTVPHKEQAFALVDTLTPEATAVGAVNTVVARDGHLLGANTDGLGFLRSLHEEANFLPRGKPSVILGAGGAARAVAWSLAEAGAEPIVIVNRTAPRARSLAEFVYRNIGTSTTGLAIDDPQMPAIVRDCALVVNTTSVGLNPSDPPPIDPNILQPRALVYDLIYRPQETALLREAKRRGCRVIGGLGMLLYQGALAFELWTGHKPSEAAMRHALVTAIA, encoded by the coding sequence ATGAAGTTTACGGCTGCAGCAAAGCTGTTTATCCTCTTCGGCGATCCTGTGGCGCATAGCCTGTCGCCGGTCATGCAGAATGCCGCGCTCCAGGCAGCCGGAATCGATGGCCTCTATATTCCATGGCGGGTGCAATCCGCCGGCTTACCCGCCGCATTCGAGTCGCTTCGCGGGATGGAAAATTTCGGGGGCGCAAATGTTACAGTTCCCCATAAGGAGCAGGCCTTCGCGCTGGTCGACACCCTGACTCCAGAAGCCACCGCTGTGGGCGCAGTCAATACGGTCGTAGCCAGAGACGGACATCTGCTCGGCGCCAATACTGACGGGCTGGGGTTTCTCCGTTCACTCCATGAGGAGGCGAATTTTCTGCCGCGCGGCAAGCCTTCTGTGATCCTTGGAGCAGGCGGGGCAGCGCGGGCCGTGGCCTGGAGCTTAGCGGAAGCCGGCGCCGAACCGATCGTCATCGTCAACCGAACGGCTCCGCGCGCGCGGTCGCTGGCCGAGTTCGTATATCGGAACATCGGAACCTCAACCACCGGACTGGCGATTGACGATCCTCAGATGCCGGCTATCGTAAGAGACTGTGCTTTGGTGGTCAATACCACATCGGTTGGCCTCAACCCTTCAGATCCTCCGCCAATCGACCCGAACATCCTTCAGCCGAGAGCGTTGGTGTACGATCTGATCTACCGGCCACAGGAGACCGCATTACTACGAGAGGCGAAGAGGCGAGGCTGTCGGGTCATAGGTGGGTTGGGGATGTTGCTCTATCAGGGCGCTTTGGCCTTCGAACTGTGGACCGGGCACAAACCTTCGGAGGCGGCTATGCGGCACGCCCTCGTCACTGCAATTGCCTGA
- a CDS encoding putative [Protein-PII] uridylyltransferase (PII uridylyl-transferase) (Uridylyl-removing enzyme) (UTase) (Evidence 3 : Function proposed based on presence of conserved amino acid motif, structural feature or limited homology), with translation MKRFQVITKGRFALLRHRGANAASPTGDTPTASVECSTLAGTLHSLLQGGHAANGLISVLRGFIADERARILEIHRNGGTGQAVVRSIATLTDAVVTSLFQLSETACDPTLRRRSDGCALIALGGYGRREMNPASDVDLMFVYPRRADTYLDTILHPVLSTLWDVGFVVGHCCRSIDDCVRMARTDLPSCSSMIEARHLAGDPAIYQAFSAKLGRSVLYKHADTLVKQKIEELHQRHYRYGTSIYVQEPHIKEGPGGLRDLHAALCIARITQRVGTSSELAQKGLLGQEERERWDLALDFVLRLRNELHYLHRGKNDVLSLSVQEQVAANLGFLDTARSYGVEQFMQRYYLAAKDISQLSAQVISRCTQGRSQVERVIRRLKARDIGDDLTEIDRCIYVSPKHRGLFQDDPVRLLKVFWYAQQMGYTLSQEIQDAIRADTHFIDEGVRRSSRALGFFLTVLREPKGVAATLRSMHELGVLGAYIPEFAKLTRLIQFDFYHRYTVDEHTFMAIETLEHLDEVSRLYGEEFRSLASDAKRLEILRLALLLHDIGKGEGADHASKSASIVEAILHRMGIPEPDADTVVFLVARHLEMSHIAQRLDLDDEAIIIDFAKKVQTLDRLKMLYLLTFADIKAVGPGVWTEWKGTLLWELYIKTHTVLIRGIPEGEDDLARAERITSQLTQELSPEFGAEAVKRHLQEAPTRYLLTIPPHKIASHMRVIARVQRGEEAASQWAAFPLAGYSEFTVCACGRHGRFAQVVGTLTASGMNILSAQIFTLASGMVIRHFRVDNGRGVAIEDPAVWDRVVADLQEVLTGTVAVHDLIKSRRKEVLVRPIQQGTVFPIKVEFDNLVSQAYTVLDIRTRDRLGLLYLITSTLSQLEVDIRSAKITTEAEQVVDVFYVTNKDGSKLIDEGRRAQIGIELERVLAEGFN, from the coding sequence ATGAAACGATTTCAGGTCATCACAAAGGGCCGTTTCGCATTGCTGCGACACCGAGGGGCGAATGCCGCGAGTCCTACCGGCGATACGCCCACGGCCTCCGTAGAGTGTTCAACGCTGGCCGGCACTCTGCACTCCCTGCTGCAAGGCGGCCATGCGGCCAACGGTCTCATTTCGGTCCTCAGAGGGTTCATCGCCGATGAGCGGGCCCGGATTCTTGAGATCCATCGGAATGGGGGAACCGGGCAGGCGGTAGTTCGATCCATCGCCACACTTACTGATGCGGTCGTCACCTCACTCTTTCAACTGTCAGAAACAGCCTGTGATCCGACGTTGAGGCGGCGCAGCGACGGGTGCGCGCTGATCGCTCTGGGCGGCTATGGCCGGCGGGAGATGAATCCGGCCTCCGACGTCGATCTTATGTTTGTGTACCCCCGAAGGGCCGATACCTATCTGGACACGATCCTCCATCCGGTGTTGAGTACTCTCTGGGACGTGGGGTTCGTCGTAGGACATTGTTGCCGCTCTATTGATGACTGTGTACGGATGGCTCGAACGGACCTGCCCTCTTGCAGCTCGATGATAGAAGCCCGACACCTCGCCGGCGACCCGGCAATCTATCAGGCGTTCAGCGCGAAATTGGGACGATCGGTCTTGTACAAGCACGCCGACACCCTCGTCAAGCAAAAGATCGAGGAGTTACATCAACGCCACTACCGGTACGGCACATCGATCTATGTGCAGGAGCCGCACATCAAGGAAGGTCCCGGCGGCCTGAGAGATCTTCACGCTGCCCTTTGTATTGCCAGGATCACTCAGCGAGTCGGTACGTCGTCTGAATTGGCGCAAAAAGGGCTACTTGGACAGGAGGAGCGCGAACGGTGGGACCTGGCCCTGGATTTCGTGCTCCGCCTGCGGAATGAACTTCATTACCTGCACCGGGGCAAGAACGACGTACTCTCGCTCTCCGTGCAAGAGCAGGTGGCGGCCAACCTTGGGTTTCTGGATACGGCTCGTTCGTACGGGGTAGAACAGTTCATGCAGCGCTATTATCTGGCTGCAAAGGATATCTCGCAGTTATCGGCGCAGGTGATCTCGCGCTGCACGCAAGGGAGGTCGCAGGTGGAGAGGGTGATACGGAGGCTGAAGGCTCGCGATATCGGCGATGATTTAACAGAAATCGATCGGTGCATATACGTGTCGCCAAAACATCGGGGCCTGTTTCAGGATGACCCCGTCCGGTTGCTGAAGGTTTTCTGGTATGCGCAGCAGATGGGGTACACGTTGAGCCAGGAGATCCAGGACGCTATCAGGGCCGATACGCATTTCATCGATGAGGGGGTACGACGCTCGAGCCGGGCCCTTGGCTTTTTCCTGACCGTCCTGCGAGAGCCGAAGGGGGTGGCCGCCACACTTCGGAGCATGCATGAACTTGGCGTACTTGGGGCCTATATTCCGGAGTTCGCCAAGCTGACCCGTCTGATCCAATTCGATTTCTACCATCGGTACACCGTGGACGAACATACCTTCATGGCCATCGAGACACTCGAGCACCTGGATGAGGTGTCACGATTGTACGGCGAAGAGTTTCGTTCGCTGGCATCGGATGCGAAGCGGCTGGAAATTCTTCGATTGGCGCTTCTGCTCCACGATATCGGTAAGGGGGAGGGGGCTGACCACGCATCCAAGAGCGCCTCCATCGTTGAGGCAATTCTTCACCGGATGGGAATCCCTGAGCCGGATGCCGATACCGTTGTCTTCCTGGTGGCGCGTCATCTGGAGATGTCACATATCGCTCAACGCCTGGACCTGGACGATGAGGCCATCATCATCGATTTTGCCAAAAAGGTGCAGACGCTCGATCGGTTGAAAATGCTGTACCTGCTCACCTTCGCCGACATCAAGGCGGTCGGGCCCGGCGTCTGGACCGAGTGGAAAGGCACATTGCTGTGGGAACTGTACATCAAGACCCATACCGTCCTCATCCGGGGCATTCCGGAGGGCGAGGACGATCTGGCTCGCGCCGAACGGATCACCTCCCAGCTTACCCAGGAACTCTCACCGGAGTTCGGCGCGGAGGCGGTGAAAAGGCACCTGCAAGAGGCCCCAACGCGGTACCTGCTGACGATTCCACCCCATAAGATCGCCTCGCACATGCGCGTCATTGCGCGCGTACAACGGGGTGAAGAGGCGGCCAGCCAGTGGGCGGCGTTTCCGTTGGCCGGCTATTCCGAGTTTACCGTCTGCGCCTGTGGCCGCCACGGGCGGTTCGCGCAGGTTGTAGGGACGCTCACCGCAAGCGGGATGAATATCCTGAGCGCCCAGATTTTCACACTGGCTAGCGGGATGGTGATCCGGCACTTCAGGGTCGACAACGGCCGCGGCGTAGCCATCGAAGACCCGGCCGTCTGGGATCGGGTCGTTGCGGATCTGCAAGAGGTCCTCACGGGCACAGTCGCTGTTCACGACCTGATCAAGAGTCGTAGGAAGGAGGTCCTGGTCAGGCCGATTCAGCAGGGTACAGTCTTCCCGATCAAGGTAGAATTTGACAACCTGGTCTCCCAAGCCTATACCGTTCTGGATATTCGGACACGGGACAGATTGGGGCTTCTCTACCTCATCACCAGCACCCTATCGCAGCTTGAGGTCGATATACGCTCTGCGAAGATCACGACTGAGGCCGAGCAGGTGGTAGACGTCTTCTATGTAACCAATAAGGACGGGAGCAAGCTGATTGATGAAGGGCGAAGGGCACAGATCGGGATCGAGTTGGAGCGCGTGCTCGCGGAGGGATTCAATTAG
- a CDS encoding membrane protein of unknown function (Evidence 5 : No homology to any previously reported sequences) produces the protein MLGFQLAITFHLVGIIFWLGGLSARLVLLASAQSGTEAGWRSQLCRLQRKIHLMMETPGFTVALIAGLYLTHATRVTPSLPWFRAKIALILGIIVIGLLTSRQFKTFNASGRAGHAMGLFAGLVVFTLLTLVAVLTKF, from the coding sequence ATGCTGGGGTTTCAGCTTGCGATTACCTTCCACCTTGTAGGGATTATTTTCTGGCTTGGCGGCTTGAGCGCCAGACTGGTCCTCCTCGCCTCTGCCCAGTCCGGCACCGAGGCGGGATGGCGATCCCAACTCTGCCGGCTCCAGCGAAAGATTCACTTGATGATGGAGACGCCCGGCTTTACGGTTGCCCTGATAGCCGGACTGTACTTGACCCATGCGACCAGGGTTACCCCGTCCCTGCCCTGGTTTAGGGCCAAGATTGCATTGATCCTCGGTATCATTGTGATCGGCCTGCTCACCTCACGCCAGTTTAAGACCTTCAACGCGAGCGGACGGGCAGGACACGCCATGGGACTCTTTGCCGGCCTTGTTGTCTTTACCCTGTTGACGCTGGTCGCCGTACTGACCAAATTTTGA
- a CDS encoding putative enzyme (3.4.-) (Evidence 3 : Function proposed based on presence of conserved amino acid motif, structural feature or limited homology) — MTRPLPVLMLTLLLTGGCVEALENSLIFFPDKRIEATPHNLDLAYEEISFTTQDGVRLNGWWIPGAGSPFTLLWFHGNGGNISYRLDNIKRRHDLLGTSIFIFDYRGYGRSEGRTSEEGTYRDGDAAIRYLRSRGDVDPNKIVFLGESLGSAVAVEMAIRHGCAALVLESPFLSIAEMAKVTFPLLPIGSFIQTKYDTLSKIGQVSVPLLIVHGDSDEIVPFRHGQRLFESANEPKEFYRIKDAHHNDLYVVGGTAYLETLNRFLSRMIGDTPSP; from the coding sequence ATGACGCGGCCGTTACCCGTTCTCATGCTGACCCTGTTGCTTACCGGAGGGTGCGTGGAGGCGCTGGAAAACAGCCTCATCTTCTTCCCGGACAAGCGGATTGAAGCAACGCCGCACAACTTGGACTTGGCCTACGAAGAGATATCCTTTACGACCCAGGATGGGGTGCGTCTGAACGGCTGGTGGATTCCCGGGGCCGGGTCGCCCTTCACACTCCTCTGGTTCCACGGTAACGGCGGCAATATCAGCTATCGACTGGACAATATCAAGCGCCGCCATGATCTGCTGGGGACCAGCATCTTCATCTTCGACTATCGCGGGTATGGCCGGAGCGAAGGTCGGACGTCAGAGGAGGGAACCTATCGGGATGGTGATGCGGCAATCCGGTATCTGCGTAGTCGTGGGGACGTAGACCCCAATAAGATCGTCTTCCTTGGCGAATCGCTCGGGAGCGCCGTGGCGGTCGAGATGGCGATCCGGCACGGCTGTGCCGCCCTGGTCCTGGAGTCGCCCTTCCTCTCTATTGCGGAGATGGCGAAGGTGACCTTCCCGCTCCTCCCCATCGGCTCTTTCATCCAGACTAAATACGACACCCTCTCCAAGATCGGACAGGTCAGCGTTCCACTCCTGATCGTCCATGGCGACAGCGATGAGATCGTTCCGTTCCGGCATGGGCAACGCCTCTTTGAATCCGCGAACGAACCGAAGGAGTTCTACCGCATCAAGGACGCCCACCATAACGATCTCTACGTGGTGGGCGGCACGGCCTACCTGGAGACCCTCAACCGTTTCCTCAGTAGGATGATCGGGGATACACCCTCGCCGTAA